From the genome of Labrus mixtus chromosome 17, fLabMix1.1, whole genome shotgun sequence:
CTTCCACCCGTCACCAAacccacagacactgaactacactacaaacatttagcaaatagaatagaatagaattactttattgatcccaaactgggaaattgtggcgttacagcagcaggttatccaaacacacaatatgagtaaaaaaacacaatgttagcaaatctaaacacaatataatattaaatacaaagtaaataagtactaaaaatatcaaaactaagaatgtgaatatatacaaccaggatttaatttagcattactagtcttaaatatggaagattaaatgtaaatgtgcaaaaacagagttgtaaatggttgtaaattaaatatggaagattaaatgtgtatgtaatgtaaaatgtgcaaaaacagagagTTAAAAAGTTATATAGGcaagaaaaaacgtcctttaagaGGCGGGAACCTCGAGCAGAACTGGACTCATATTGAACAGCCAACTACTCAAACTGTGTACATCAAGAATGTGTCATGGAATAATATTACCTTTTTCTAATGTTACCCTGCTACTCTTACACTCACctgatgtttattttcacaTCTATCCATCTGATGAAAACTACATACATGCAGTGCACAGATATTCCACCAGGGGGCAGAAGACACGCACCAGATGAGGTTTTCCAACATTTAATAACCTCATATTTTGTGGTTAATTTAAATGAACCAATGAATCAAttgggtgtcttgcccaaggacacatcatgtagctgcaggagctggagatcaaaccccAAATCTTCCAATTGAGAGACTCtaccgctgagccacagccgcccctcaCTTGTCCTTTTCCTTggactgtctgtctgcagataAACCAAATGAAGACGAAGCAATCGTTGTTAAAGAGCATTAGTTTTATTTTCCACAGGTTACTTCAGAAACAGGTAATTATGTACAAAATCTGGAATGTTGGATAAATGCATATCAATCAtcttcatcgtcatcatcatcatctcaaTGTGGCCGTTTCCAGAGAAACCTTAGAAAGAATAGCTATACATTTAAACGGACGCCTCTGCATTGCAATTTATTGCTGGTTTTACAATCGCAAGTCACTAATGCTGttattttaatttctctctcaaatgtcttcttttttttaattttttttttttagagtattTACAATTTGATTAGTAAGGTctaaaaaccacagaagaagaatgctaaataaataagaacAGTACGGGAGCGCAGCAAGAAGCAGACCGACGTGAATGAAGAAAttgtggaaaaatgtttttttatctcccAAGATTGTCTACGATGTCAGACTGCAggtcccccctccctctgacccctcccccctctgcccGCCCCCCCATgagtataaataaagtgaccaCGACCCCAGAAAGATTTAAACCCTACTTTTTTTAGAAAGGCGGACAGAAATCAcagacaaaattaaaaaacaaaaaaaaacacaagcaacaattcatgtgtgaaaaacacTCCAATGTTCAGTGTGacatttgaaatcttttttttttttacgctgaatgctttttactgattttaaaaactacagctcgatttaaaaaagaaacagacattgttttaattttaaggGACATCttttctgtaaatatttgagAACATGGGGCTCTATTTTACAAGAcgtctgtgtttaaaatgacaaacaggTTGGGAAAGTTTTGGCATTGCTCAAGAAGTTAAACGTTTAGGGCGAAAGAACTCcaataaaactgaatattttttttgttttcacattttagtCCTTACATCGTTCCctataatgttttgaatttggactgcagtacccattttaaacactaggtgtcagagttgcatactgctcctttaatgagaGCGACATGAAACCTGtttctgatttaaataaagtttctctcttcatcaatattttatCATAATGTTGTCAAACACTGAGTAGAAACGTTTGAGCCCGTTGATGCAATAAACAAACCGGAAACATCCGGCCATAGTCTTCTTGAGCAATGACATCACTTTCTGTTTCTAATAGTCATGTAGACCCTGAAACCTGTAAAGTAAAGCCCttcattttcaatgttttctatcattaaaagatttcattTTGAGCACCAACATGGCTCCTCTCAGTATGACATCAGGGATCAGTACAGTACAATCCGCTGtggagacatttagggaacgcagagtcaggataaaaaaaagccttttacaTATCATCCCAATAATTTAGTGGTCACAAATGTGCAGGTTTTGAATTCATCACTGTGTGAAATGTATcatttccgtttttttttttttggaaatacGTCctcactgaaaaaaatatttacaaagtgGATGAAAAGTTCCCGGTGACATTTTGTCTAAATGTTGTAAAACTTTCTGTGGCTTTTGAGCAAAGTGTGCAGGCCCGATCTTCTCCCTCAGTCTGCTGATTTTGCACGTGTGCGTTTAACTACCTACTTCTTCTAACATGTCGTCTTCTCACATTTTGTCGATGTAAGTCAGGAACGCTCTCAGATGTCGTTtaagttttgggttttttttgttgctcggATGATCGGTCTGGATTTACAGAAATCAAagcaacaaagagaagaagtcctcggggtgggggtggggtgggggtgacACACAGACATTCACTTTTTACACAATGCAGagatctttttgtctttttagcaCTACCATATATAGTGATATATCTCCTGTGCTAattcattacaaaaaaagattCTTTTCACATTATAAAAATCATGTAAAATCACCAGGGATTACTAAAAGCTTGTGTGTGTCGTTTTTAAAAACGTGATCCGATGAGGCTGTGGATATTGCTTTGAAGCCGTTACGCTGCTGGACGATGGTGATTATGTGAGTATTGCTTGGGCTCCGGGGTGAAcgctcctcccccccccccctttgtttttgtttttctcaaacagTTCAAGGTCTTATGGCACTTTAACAACTCGCTTCTCCCGACTCACCTCTCTGtacagcaaagagagagaatttaaaaaacaaagaaacaaaaacaagtgatgatagtgatgagtaaaaaaacaaaaaacacgaTAAAacttaaagacattaaaaaaggcAAACGGTGGTCTCCTCCCATGTgagaaatcaaaacagacagaTGTTGAAACCCTCTCTCGCGTCTCATTGGCCGCCCTTTACGATGAAGCCCTTTACAAAATCCAACACGTGTGAATGTTTCATGATCGTGCTCGAGTATCTTTCTCATGTCGTCTCCCGCCCTCTCGCCCAGTTTCTAAACTTGCTTTGGTTAGCTAGCGTCACTGCTAAAATATCCGCTCATATCTTCCTGCGCTAAAAAAGGAATAGCTGGTGACACTTTGGGAAATGCTCGTCTTCGCTTTccgatggaggaggaggaggagacgccGAGGCGACTGATCGCTGTGACAGAAGGCTGGAAATCGGACAGTTTGACCTTTTCCTTCAGAGGGTTTTGTGCAGATTTCTTCGTGCTTTGTTGCTAGGTAACCCTCCGGCCTTCTGGAAAGTTAAATCTCCTCGCAGGTAAAACAGATAAATGTTGTCATGACGACCAGTCTGTTTGTGAGTgtatataaaaacatacaagacATCAGATTTAATAATGGAGTTCAAGAAGAGCTCGTCAGACTTTTTCGACAGACTTAGCATGAGTTAGCTTTGAGCTAGCCGGCCGCTAGCGCTCCAATCTCCTCGTCTCTAAAGCGAAGAAGAACATTTCCCAAAATATCAaacctttgatttaaaaaaaaaaaaaaaaaaaaaaaaaaaaaaagaatcttctGACTGGCAACAAGTAAGGCTGAGCAAACAGCCGACCCCTCTTCCTGTAAGGATTTCCCCCTACGCTCTGACGATCACGCTCTGACTGCGTTTCTCGCCGACGTCCGAGAGGCGGTGAGAggatttcttcttctgcgtCCACACGGCGGCGCAGCGAGCGGTCCGGTGAGGTGATATGCCGGGCGGATGCTGTGAGGACAGAAGTGTCCGTGCACTCTGGAGGGATGATCAGCAgtgagggggggtggtggtgtgtgGATGGTTTCCTCTTCTCAGCTTTCTGATTTTGcaacaagagaaaacaaaataatctctcttccaaaagaaaaacaaacaaaccgcTCCTCCGTCGACATTCGTCTCCACAGGAAAAATCACGTAACATCGTCCTCCGATTATGATCGCGTAGCAGACCAGAAAACGGTTTCaacatcttaaataaaaaaaaacaaaaaaaaggcaaattgtATGACAGAACAGAGGGAGCcctgccccctagtggtcaaCTCAGgatctgcagaaataaaaaacctaATTCATGATAAAGGACTTATGTGAtttggacttaaaaaaaaaaaaaagatgatctgTACAGAGACCACAGTAATTATTTGCTTCAGGTCATATCTTCAGCTTCTTCTGTATAAAAATATAGATACCACAGTGATGGCCTTTTGAGGACTCGTACTTGCAGAGGTTTTGCCGCCGTCGCCGTCTCGCTTCGATCCCACTACATTCAGTGGTTTTCCCCGTTCAATCAAGGCTATAAAGATCCCTCCTATAAATAGTCCTTACAGGTAATCGACAGACCAGTCTCCTCTGTGTATAAAAAATATGAGAGTCAACATCATCTCTCTTCTCGTTGTCCCCGCCCCCTCGTCTTCAGAAGTCAGTTTGAAGTCTACGCTTGCATTTCTCTCATGATAGTCAAATCCACAGTGTTCGCAAACGTCTTCAGGAGGGACACCGCGTTCCCGTGGTCGATATTCACAAAGCTGTATCCATtcgcctgagagagagagagcgagagcgagaggtagagggggagagagagagacagagagagagagagaagagagagagcgagagagagagagatagagagaagaggagagagagagagggagagagaccgagagagagagatagagagagggagagagagatagagagagggagagagagagagagagagagagagagagaagagagagacagagagagagagagacagagagagaagagagagagacagagatagagagagacagagagagagagagagaagagagagatagagagagatagagagaagagagagagagggagagagagagagagagatagagagagggagagagaagagagagagacagagagagagagagattaagaTTATTAATTTGTTTGCATGGAGAAAACTGCAACAAACCTTTAACAAATCACAGAATCATATTCTCAGACTCTCTtcacccagaacttccaccagatatatgtgtgcattgtgtgtccgCTCCGCTCCTTTACAGCTCCCTCATCCGTCAACAACCCGCATGGAGCAACCCCATTGGACAGCCCGAGATAATACGACGCATGtgttataaacaacaacaaaaccgtCAAAActtgagtgttttattctgaaaattaacaggatgttttaatgttgtttcagtgcctgacttcctgtcctgctcgaTCTTTTCTGTGGTGAATTGATGTGCCCCGCTCCGGTGTTCAGCACAAACAGAGGCCCTGCggatctgctgcagaggactcaGGACTGACTGAGCTGAGACGCAGCGTAGCGGAGCCAGTGGACGCACACACATCAACTAAAGTAAAAACCTATCAGCTGTGCTGCTGTAGGGGAGCGGAGACGTAGCAAACACACATCTGCTGGAATTTAGCCGTCAGACAGGAGCGTACCTGAATGATTTTATCTCCAGGTTGAAGAATCTTTGATGCAGGTCCCTCAGGTTGAACCCTTGTCACAAAAATACcctgaaataataaaacaaagatattgAATTACTTACAAATATTAAAAGCTGAAATATTAGAATATGAGGCATTGAAGCTTCATTATGGATGTATCAGAAGATTAGGTTTGAATTTACATAGTCGTCTGGACGAAAGGGGTTTCCCCGGCCTCCCACTCCTCCTGATATACTGAAACCCAGCTCGGGATTCTTCTCCAATTTCACACGGATCtgaaacacacccacacacttcCATTAGTTTTGTTTACTCACCGTCATGCAGCGTTTATTACACCATGttcacacatttcaaatgagTCACGAGAAACGAGTCACAGCAGAAGGTAAGGGAGCCGAATTCATACAaatattaaaggtgacatatcctcctcctcttcttcagtttaaataagtctcagagctcctcaaaacatgtgtgtgaagtttcttgttctaaatccactctgatcctgtatttgatcatgtctataaacccctctatttcagccctgctcagaacagactgtttctgtgtctgtacctttaaatatgtaaatgagctgtgtctgaccacgccccctctctggaagggctttgggtgtactcggtgctttctcgctccatgtcctattgtttacggtgagaaggcagactcagagggcagaacaaacacctagctgtgggagtgtcacccacctgggggaggggctactgccctttgtgatgtcatgaagggaaaatctgcaaacggcctgtttgaacacacattttctgaaaagtggggtcagggggtttgtagacggactagagacacattagAGATCTGTGGTGATGGGGTAGACACTAATACCCTCGCTGAACGTTGAAGGTTGACTGTGAATCTACCGTTTTAAGGTGTAAAAGTCACATTGTGTTGCTTTAAAGCTGGTTATATGTTAGCCCAGCTCCGTCCAACTATAGACCACCTATAGCCAAGCCAATGAAGCGCATCCCACTCTTATTTAAATTCACACAAATATCTATTGTTCACCTCTTGCTGCATTGTGTCGTGCTGGACGCGAGGGGGCCCCTGGGGCTGATGGGAAACTTTGAGCATCAGATAATCAATGAGCTGCTCTCTGGAAGGGTGGCGAGCCATGGGAGCCTGGCTCATCTGAGGACGAGCGGAGGGGCCCATCTGACCATTCATCAAAGGCAcctgagagacaaaaacacagacatgttaACCTCTTCAAAGCTTGGCTGAATCagagaaaagtcaaaatgtgatttagaaacacacaacatttaatgctcaggtgtgtttgtattaaaggagcagtatgtaactctgacacctagtgtttaaaatgggtactgcagtctaaattctaaacatcatagagagctgtctcccctcgccccctcctctctagagtcgatgctcacacaggtcaccatgtggtggactctgaagcttcagtgtttatccagctctgcatgggtctgtaaacctttctgtgttctaacctctctccatttttcaaaaagcatctccaatattgatcctagtttgagcacgtttctgctcgtggagcttattagaaacatgcagaggctttttaggtcgagtacaatcacttctatctgaaccacttctcttgacccgcttccatcgctgcaacacctgttgacctgataactgctctcatatctagcaaaccgaggggtgtccaaaacggccttaAAACTGGCTTCCCTCAGCCAGTTAATGAACATAAACGTGTAAACATGCCATATGGTAGGCATAGACAAGCATACACATACCCATTAGGTCtcttggcaggttggtggtcCGTTTACAAATTCACATAAAACCACATTGAGTATCATATATAACTTCATGACATCTCGGGTTTATATCCACCTACTTTTCTGTGGGGGTCCATGGTGTAACTCTGCTGCCCTTGGGGAACAAACACATCAtcctgagaggagagaaagttaTGATTATTAGCATCGTGTCCTTACTTCACCTCACTAAAACTCACTTACACGAGACATATCAGACTGGACCGACAATTAAGACACTGACATGAACATTTCTCATGTCTGGTAATGGCATTAGGGGCAGTGATGTGTTGCACAGGATGGGATGGGAGGGAAGGGTGACATCtgattaaaatgatgaaaaactgTGATTAAACTCTGCTTACTTTCTATTCAGCTGCTAAGCAGCATGTTATTCTCGATAACAGCCGGGAGATAAAGTCGATCTTAAAGGTTACATTGGGTTTTGGGGAGGACTCCACAGATTCTAACACACACTTTTCTAActcactgagacacacacttttCCCACTTACCGTTGGCAAACACATGTTTTCAACTCCACATAAAAAGTGAGAGGTTATGAGGGGATGAAAAACTGAAGTGAAGATGATTGAGAAGAGTTAAAAGTGCAgtgaagaggggaggggggagaaaacaACGAGGGTTTGCAAAGATGCAATACAATCACAGGATTAGTTTCTGCACACCGAGATAATGATCATGATTTTAAGGAAGCTGGaggggtttttaaaaaaggggctGTTTTGTACCACGCATGTAGGCTTTCATGACGACAAGGTAGCAGACCTCAAATGGCTTTAAGgagaatcctgttttttttgtggggcGCCGGCTTTTTGTGCATCCattggacagagtcggaaatcagggagagagagagagagagagagagagagagagagagagagagagagagagagagagagagagagagagagagagagagagagagagagagagagagagagagagagagagagagagagagagaatgacatgccGGTAAAGGAcctacaggtcggattcgagccaggaggacgacagcctccgtacatggggcattgcacactaaccactaggctacagcCCCCCCCCATAATTCAGGTGTTTtctttatgctgcattcatgtgctcctcagactgtccaagtttccgagttgggaagtcgctCTTCCAACTTCAGTGTGTTCTTGTAATTTAAATTCAGAATGCAAAACGTGAatcacaaaacatattttgcccccatGTGATGACCAATATGACATCAAAGCGGCAAGTCATCGGGCACCTCTTCCTTTCCAGagtttccgatgtgtccgacaccacatgaatgcaccataacCACCATGATCCCTGTTGTACTTTTTCTAAATGGCTGACTGATACATAAAGTTTGCATCCCTGCACATTCACTAAATGTGCTCGCATTACATTTCATCCTGCAACCTTGCaatcttattgtttttatgtcattttgctgcttcctgttctgTGAGAAGAGTAATTTGGCTCAGCTGTAAACCTGTATCAGGTTAGATGACGATGACAGTGTATTTGTTAAAGTCagatttctcttcttctttcattaATCGAGGGAGGAAAGCCATAAAAACCAATTGGATGATGGTACAAAACAATCAGAGCGCCCCTTTATAGAAAAATCCAGTCTGCATTGCGCTAAGAGGAGCTGTGCTAAAACGTCTGTTAAATCCAACACTCATCACTTATAAGTCATCACACATACTATACAAAGGTTTGCAGTTGGGAGGAAATCAGACATACTTTCATTTGCCCGTACAAGGACAAGTGAAAGATGGCTTCTGGGAGAGTCACTTCTcaacacaggaggagaggaggaaacatttgttttaaaaatcttcTACAGGGAGTGAAACTAGCAGGAACAGGAAGCCCAGGCTTAGTATGAGCAGCAGGAGCTAACGTCAGGTTCACTCAGTACTCACACAGAAGCCCAGAGCTCCGTAGGGCTGTCCGTCCCTGGTACTAAACAAGAGAGAGCCTTGGCTGGCATGCATTTCCCTACAGCTGCCGTGGTGAGACCAGCTCAGCGGAGAGTTATTGGAATTATAGGAGCGAGACAGCGCGTTCTGAACAGAGGGACGACATGAAACAACCAGCACCGAACTATAATGTCATGCAAAATCCGCCAAATGAGTGTTGACatagaagacaaaacaaaagaggttTACAGCATTTACAGACAAACATGCGTTGGCGTTCAGAGGGGTTAGTACACTTTGCTAAACTTGATATTTAAGTTTTAAATCGCTTTTTTACCTTCTCCATTTTCTTGGCCTCGATGTGCCGCATCACCTGGTCTCTCCAGTCAGCCGGCACCCGTCCTCCTCCCGCTCCCCCCGGCCCGTCCAGCAGCGAGTGCTCGGACTTCACCCTGGCGTTGGGCCTCTTGCTGGGGCTGCCCTGCTGGTAGTTGAAGTCGCTGACGGACATGGTCCTCTCCGGAAGCTCGTGGGGCTGCGGCCTGGCGCTCACGGGCCTGGAAGCTCCTGGTACGTCGATGCTGTAGGTGCGGGCCGAAAGCGGCCTCTGCATGGCCGTGCTCATCGCCAGCGGCCCCCTGGCGAGGGTGTGAATGTCCCTGTATGTCATGTATTCCCCTTCGGGCAACTGCATGCGCCTCGGGTCGCCCATAGAAGCCGTGGAGGCGGTGCTGCTTTGCCTCTGCAGCGTGCTGCTTCTGACCTGTCCTCCGGTGGAATGAAGCCTCTCCATAGCCCACATGTCACCGGGCGGTTTGGGACCCATTGGGGGCCCCCTCTGCTGGGGCGGCAGAGGGTATGGGGGTGCCTGATTGCGGTTTGAGTAGTTGGTGTTGGCTAGAGAGTgaggtgcaggaggaggagggtggtaGCCTTGGTGCTCAGGGGGCATGGCCGTCCTCTGAGCCCAGAGGCCGTCTTTAGGCGCGGCACTGCTTGTGTACTGGATGTTGTACTGCGGGGGAGGGATGCCCATGGCCATGCTGGAGGAGACCGGGTATCTGCTGGTGCTGGCAGGGGGCttagaggaggagagcaggtcTGAGGAGGACGCAGAGGAGCCGGGGTAGATTTGCAGAGACTGGTCGTTTAGTAACTGACTCGCTGACTTGCTCCTGACGATGCTTTGGCCCTGCGCTCCCGGTCCCGGCCCGACTCCTGCCATCCTCCCCGCCGCGTCATAGGAGTCACCCTCCCCGTCGAAGGAGTAGATCTTCAACCCTCCTGATTCTATGTTGCTAACACTGTGAGACTTCATCACCTGTGGGGGATAGCATCTTTTCTCTGGAGACAGCTCCTCTGTGCTGCGAGACAGAGACATGTCACTGCTGGCTGTCATGCCTGTCGAGGCCACATGCCCGGCAGACGTCTCCACTCTCATCCCTTGGCTGTTGATGCAGTCGCTCACCTGCTGGTTTCCATTCAGAAAATGCTCATTGCTGAAGCCCCGTTTACTCTCAAAGTCCTCTTTCGTTAGTGCACCATTCTTGGTTTTGTCCGCCGCGTCCAGCTGGACCATGTTGTCGGTCGGCAGCTTGGACACGTTCATGTTGATCTGGTCCCACTTGCTGTAGGTTTCTCCCATGCCGTTGTTGATTCCCTTCTCGATGAAGGCCAGTCTGGCTTCCATGGAGAGGTCGTAGTCGCCCATTTTTTCTGGCGGCGTCTGCTGGGTTTTTAAAAGGGCCTGAAGGGACGTTTCAGAGCCGTTGCCGTTGTGCAGGAGAGGGGTGGTGTCTTTAGGCGGCTGGTTCATATTCTCATCTTcttgactaaaaaaaacacagaacaaactgGTTCATAAGATTTTGAATGAAGACTCCACTTTATCTCAAACTGGTTAAAGAATGGTACTGACCGTGTTTTTGGCAGGAAGGGCATCTTAGCCTCTCTCTCGGGCGTGCACAGAGAGTTGTCCTGACTGCTGTCTGTGGTCAGCGACACTGAGTCAGACATGCGCGATGGAGACGAACAGTTGCTGTTGTTCTGGTTGCTGTTGGCCACTGTCTCATCCAGCAGAGAGTCTGCATCATCTGTGAATCACATATATCACTGTTAGTGTACTTTATCTATTTCACATCACTTGTCAACTTCCCCTCTTAAATCACTGCCTCTTAAAGCCCC
Proteins encoded in this window:
- the erbin gene encoding erbin isoform X1, producing MSKRSFFVRLVPCRCLRGEEEAVTSLDYSHCSLETVPKEIFSFEKTLQELYLDANQIEELPKQLFNCQLLHRLSMPDNDLTVLPAAIANLINLRELDVSKNSIQEFPENIKNCKVLAVVEASVNPISKLPEGFTQLLSLTQLYLNDAFLEFLPASFGRLTKLQILELRENQLKMLPKSMHKLTQLERLDLGSNEFTEVPEVLEQLTGIKELWIDGNRLTFLPGMLGTLKQLVYLDVSKNNLEMVDEQICGCENLQDLLLSNNGLTQLPGSIGSLKKLTALKVDENQLMYLPDSIGGLASLDELDCSFNEIEALPSTIGQCVSIRTFAADHNFLAQLPPEMGNWKNATVLFLHSNKLETLPEEMGDMQKLKVINLSNNKLKNLPYSFTKLNQMTAMWLSENQSKPLIPLQKEEDPETHKTVLTNYMFPQQTRTEDYIPNSDSESFNPALWEEQRKHRAQVAFECDEDKDERETPPREGNLKRYPTPYPDELKNMVKTAQSVAHRLKEDESGDESGKDARPVERNHIGVQDVGVKVIEAPCPNGTASEMDAQLSTNTNVPKSSTLDSRDTSESYSSQRAPLKSSEGSMMNHEDTLEDSEELSDEEEEMKMGEMRPPLIEISINQPKIVTLSKDKKDDADSLLDETVANSNQNNSNCSSPSRMSDSVSLTTDSSQDNSLCTPEREAKMPFLPKTRQEDENMNQPPKDTTPLLHNGNGSETSLQALLKTQQTPPEKMGDYDLSMEARLAFIEKGINNGMGETYSKWDQINMNVSKLPTDNMVQLDAADKTKNGALTKEDFESKRGFSNEHFLNGNQQVSDCINSQGMRVETSAGHVASTGMTASSDMSLSRSTEELSPEKRCYPPQVMKSHSVSNIESGGLKIYSFDGEGDSYDAAGRMAGVGPGPGAQGQSIVRSKSASQLLNDQSLQIYPGSSASSSDLLSSSKPPASTSRYPVSSSMAMGIPPPQYNIQYTSSAAPKDGLWAQRTAMPPEHQGYHPPPPAPHSLANTNYSNRNQAPPYPLPPQQRGPPMGPKPPGDMWAMERLHSTGGQVRSSTLQRQSSTASTASMGDPRRMQLPEGEYMTYRDIHTLARGPLAMSTAMQRPLSARTYSIDVPGASRPVSARPQPHELPERTMSVSDFNYQQGSPSKRPNARVKSEHSLLDGPGGAGGGRVPADWRDQVMRHIEAKKMEKNALSRSYNSNNSPLSWSHHGSCREMHASQGSLLFSTRDGQPYGALGFCDDVFVPQGQQSYTMDPHRKVPLMNGQMGPSARPQMSQAPMARHPSREQLIDYLMLKVSHQPQGPPRVQHDTMQQEIRVKLEKNPELGFSISGGVGGRGNPFRPDDYGIFVTRVQPEGPASKILQPGDKIIQANGYSFVNIDHGNAVSLLKTFANTVDLTIMREMQA
- the erbin gene encoding erbin isoform X2 gives rise to the protein MSKRSFFVRLVPCRCLRGEEEAVTSLDYSHCSLETVPKEIFSFEKTLQELYLDANQIEELPKQLFNCQLLHRLSMPDNDLTVLPAAIANLINLRELDVSKNSIQEFPENIKNCKVLAVVEASVNPISKLPEGFTQLLSLTQLYLNDAFLEFLPASFGRLTKLQILELRENQLKMLPKSMHKLTQLERLDLGSNEFTEVPEVLEQLTGIKELWIDGNRLTFLPGMLGTLKQLVYLDVSKNNLEMVDEQICGCENLQDLLLSNNGLTQLPGSIGSLKKLTALKVDENQLMYLPDSIGGLASLDELDCSFNEIEALPSTIGQCVSIRTFAADHNFLAQLPPEMGNWKNATVLFLHSNKLETLPEEMGDMQKLKVINLSNNKLKNLPYSFTKLNQMTAMWLSENQSKPLIPLQKEEDPETHKTVLTNYMFPQQTRTEDYIPNSDSESFNPALWEEQRKHRAQVAFECDEDKDERETPPREGNLKRYPTPYPDELKNMVKTAQSVAHRLKEDESGDESGKDARPVERNHIGVQDVGVKVIEAPCPNGTASEMDAQLSTNTNVPKSSTLDSRDTSESYSSQRAPLKSSEGSMMNHEDTLEDSEELSDEEEEMKMGEMRPPLIEISINQPKIVTLNDADSLLDETVANSNQNNSNCSSPSRMSDSVSLTTDSSQDNSLCTPEREAKMPFLPKTRQEDENMNQPPKDTTPLLHNGNGSETSLQALLKTQQTPPEKMGDYDLSMEARLAFIEKGINNGMGETYSKWDQINMNVSKLPTDNMVQLDAADKTKNGALTKEDFESKRGFSNEHFLNGNQQVSDCINSQGMRVETSAGHVASTGMTASSDMSLSRSTEELSPEKRCYPPQVMKSHSVSNIESGGLKIYSFDGEGDSYDAAGRMAGVGPGPGAQGQSIVRSKSASQLLNDQSLQIYPGSSASSSDLLSSSKPPASTSRYPVSSSMAMGIPPPQYNIQYTSSAAPKDGLWAQRTAMPPEHQGYHPPPPAPHSLANTNYSNRNQAPPYPLPPQQRGPPMGPKPPGDMWAMERLHSTGGQVRSSTLQRQSSTASTASMGDPRRMQLPEGEYMTYRDIHTLARGPLAMSTAMQRPLSARTYSIDVPGASRPVSARPQPHELPERTMSVSDFNYQQGSPSKRPNARVKSEHSLLDGPGGAGGGRVPADWRDQVMRHIEAKKMEKNALSRSYNSNNSPLSWSHHGSCREMHASQGSLLFSTRDGQPYGALGFCDDVFVPQGQQSYTMDPHRKVPLMNGQMGPSARPQMSQAPMARHPSREQLIDYLMLKVSHQPQGPPRVQHDTMQQEIRVKLEKNPELGFSISGGVGGRGNPFRPDDYGIFVTRVQPEGPASKILQPGDKIIQANGYSFVNIDHGNAVSLLKTFANTVDLTIMREMQA